A genomic stretch from Caulobacter sp. FWC2 includes:
- the rpmB gene encoding 50S ribosomal protein L28 has protein sequence MSRRCELTGIGPMVGHNVSHSNIKTKRRFLPALSPATLQSESLGQSFRLRISNAALRTLDFKGGLDVFLLGAKDEQLSPRALKIKTQVKAKAKAAATAQAA, from the coding sequence ATGTCGCGCCGTTGCGAACTTACCGGTATCGGTCCGATGGTCGGCCACAATGTGAGCCACTCGAACATCAAGACCAAGCGCCGCTTCCTGCCGGCCCTGTCGCCCGCCACGCTCCAATCGGAGTCGCTGGGCCAGAGCTTCCGCCTGCGCATCAGCAACGCGGCTCTGCGTACGCTGGACTTCAAGGGCGGCCTGGACGTGTTCCTGCTGGGCGCCAAGGACGAGCAGCTGTCGCCGCGCGCCCTGAAGATCAAGACCCAGGTCAAGGCCAAGGCCAAGGCCGCCGCGACCGCCCAAGCCGCCTAA
- a CDS encoding CarD family transcriptional regulator: MSKTGLEFSVGDHVVYPAHGVGTIQAVETQEVAGYSLEVYVITFDHEKMTLRVPTKKAKTAGLRPLAEGGTVSQALTTLKGRARVKRTMWSRRAQEYEAKINSGDLISIAEVVRDLHRAENQPEQSYSERQLYESALDRMAREVAAIERIDRDAAIGILTKSLVKTAA, translated from the coding sequence ATGAGCAAGACTGGTCTGGAATTCTCGGTCGGCGATCACGTCGTTTACCCCGCGCACGGCGTGGGCACCATTCAGGCGGTCGAGACCCAGGAAGTGGCCGGTTATTCGCTCGAAGTCTACGTCATCACCTTCGACCACGAGAAAATGACCCTCCGCGTCCCGACCAAGAAGGCTAAGACGGCCGGCCTGCGTCCGCTGGCGGAAGGCGGCACCGTTTCGCAAGCCCTCACCACCCTGAAGGGCCGCGCTCGCGTGAAGCGCACCATGTGGTCGCGTCGCGCCCAGGAATACGAAGCCAAGATCAATTCGGGCGACCTGATCTCGATCGCCGAGGTGGTCCGCGACCTGCACCGCGCCGAGAACCAGCCGGAACAGTCCTACTCGGAACGCCAGCTGTATGAATCGGCCCTGGACCGCATGGCCCGCGAAGTCGCCGCCATCGAGCGCATCGACCGCGACGCCGCCATCGGCATCCTGACCAAGTCACTGGTCAAGACGGCCGCCTAG
- a CDS encoding DUF3617 family protein — protein MRSTALAASFLALVVGGVALAQPAVRAAAAKASASSKATILPGQWEYDYKVGVIPVSSESKCLKPADAEQFSRGICTRRYRCDYTTNVVKDGKIQLKGTWTDKKDRVSPVTAEGSYTPESFKMDIHIKTISGMNLAGSMNAKRVAAECAPEEKMAEKAGETAAK, from the coding sequence ATGCGTTCGACCGCCCTCGCCGCTTCTTTTCTGGCTCTTGTGGTTGGAGGCGTCGCCTTGGCCCAACCGGCGGTCCGCGCAGCGGCCGCCAAGGCCTCAGCCTCGAGCAAGGCGACGATTCTCCCCGGCCAATGGGAGTACGACTACAAGGTCGGCGTGATCCCGGTCAGTAGCGAGAGCAAGTGCCTCAAGCCGGCCGACGCCGAGCAGTTCTCGCGCGGCATCTGCACCCGGCGCTATCGCTGCGACTACACCACCAATGTGGTCAAGGACGGCAAGATCCAGCTGAAGGGCACATGGACCGACAAGAAGGACCGCGTCTCGCCGGTGACGGCCGAGGGCAGCTACACGCCCGAGAGCTTCAAGATGGACATCCACATCAAGACCATCAGCGGCATGAACCTGGCCGGCAGCATGAACGCCAAGCGCGTCGCGGCCGAGTGCGCCCCCGAAGAAAAAATGGCGGAAAAGGCCGGCGAAACGGCGGCGAAGTAG
- a CDS encoding bifunctional diguanylate cyclase/phosphodiesterase has product MKIEALPVQPIPEADAPTRALAKARARAFGQFVGQIPFAAALLDRDLTLVACSREWARQGIAPGLTLGGDAGAGGLVAFEDVGSLLICAEAGIAFSRYLPTVDAEGVQHVWRTEFSACRDGPPGSEETYAVMITARDVTGYADSVLRAERDKQRLTMALELDDLLVREYDLRTKEVYFSGHAPELQKYCTFKDDPLEIVDPEDRQRCADLVATRKIGEARVFEFKLHRDDGVETWVRSVGKVFVGADGKPEKLVNLFKDITDRRRQTEAIETLAFKDPLTGLPNRALFQHRFQEAVTASETLGEMFGLIMIDVDHFKDINDTLGHDAGDALLKRLAGMLQHAFRAGDTVARLGGDEFAVILRGLHGEADMLPPIAKLQDLLRRPIEHAGRSFTASASIGAALHGDPDADPSHMIKNADIALYRAKETGRNRSIVFEPSMRSEVEQRIELLRDVRAALTENEFTLYYQPVVDIRENKVAGFEALMRWIHPEQGVLTPARFMPAFEDQDLSLKLGDVAFEAALKQMRQWLDDGVEFGRVAVNISSAQFRSGRLAEEIQERLARWNVPCDRLTIEVTENVYMGWGSDLVSSTVRQLHDAGVMIALDDFGTGYASLANLRQFPIDRLKIDKSFVQNVEDEAIVKAVITLGTSMGMKVVAEGVEDAAQLKALEHYGCDQVQGYHFGRPMPAGEVAGFLTGFGVNP; this is encoded by the coding sequence ATGAAGATTGAAGCCTTGCCCGTCCAACCGATTCCGGAAGCGGACGCCCCCACGCGCGCCCTGGCCAAGGCGCGCGCCCGCGCGTTCGGCCAGTTCGTCGGTCAGATTCCGTTCGCCGCGGCCTTGCTGGACCGCGACCTGACGCTGGTCGCCTGCAGCCGCGAATGGGCGCGGCAAGGCATAGCGCCGGGCCTGACGCTCGGAGGCGACGCCGGAGCCGGCGGGTTGGTGGCGTTCGAGGACGTCGGGTCGCTGCTGATCTGTGCGGAGGCGGGGATCGCCTTCTCGCGCTATCTGCCGACCGTCGACGCCGAGGGCGTCCAACACGTCTGGCGCACCGAGTTCAGCGCCTGCCGGGATGGTCCTCCAGGAAGCGAAGAGACCTATGCGGTGATGATCACCGCGCGCGATGTCACCGGCTATGCCGACAGCGTGCTGCGCGCCGAGCGGGACAAGCAGCGCCTGACCATGGCCCTGGAGCTCGACGACCTGCTGGTCCGCGAATACGACCTGCGCACCAAGGAGGTCTATTTCTCGGGTCACGCCCCCGAGCTGCAGAAGTACTGCACGTTCAAGGATGATCCGCTGGAGATCGTCGATCCCGAGGACCGTCAGCGCTGCGCCGACCTAGTGGCCACGCGCAAGATCGGCGAGGCGCGGGTCTTCGAGTTCAAGCTCCACCGCGACGACGGGGTCGAGACCTGGGTCCGCTCGGTCGGCAAGGTGTTCGTCGGCGCCGACGGCAAGCCGGAGAAGCTGGTCAATCTCTTCAAGGACATCACCGACCGCCGCCGCCAGACCGAGGCGATCGAGACCCTGGCGTTCAAGGATCCGCTGACGGGCCTGCCCAACCGCGCCCTGTTCCAGCACCGCTTCCAAGAGGCGGTGACGGCGTCCGAGACCTTGGGCGAGATGTTCGGCCTGATCATGATCGACGTCGATCACTTCAAGGACATCAACGACACCCTGGGTCACGACGCCGGCGACGCCTTGCTCAAGCGCTTGGCCGGCATGCTGCAGCACGCTTTCCGGGCCGGCGATACGGTGGCGCGTCTGGGCGGCGACGAGTTCGCCGTGATCCTGCGCGGCCTGCACGGCGAGGCCGACATGCTGCCGCCGATCGCCAAGCTGCAAGACCTGCTGCGCCGGCCGATCGAACACGCCGGCCGCAGCTTCACGGCCAGCGCCAGCATCGGGGCCGCCTTGCACGGCGATCCGGACGCCGATCCCTCCCACATGATCAAGAACGCCGACATCGCGCTCTATCGCGCCAAGGAAACGGGCCGCAACCGCAGCATTGTGTTCGAGCCGTCGATGCGGTCCGAGGTCGAGCAGCGGATCGAATTGCTGCGCGACGTCCGCGCGGCCCTGACCGAGAACGAGTTCACGCTCTACTACCAGCCGGTCGTCGACATCCGCGAGAACAAGGTCGCGGGCTTCGAGGCGCTGATGCGGTGGATCCATCCCGAGCAGGGCGTGCTGACCCCCGCCCGCTTCATGCCGGCGTTCGAGGATCAGGACCTGTCCTTGAAGCTGGGCGACGTCGCCTTCGAGGCCGCGCTGAAGCAGATGCGCCAGTGGCTGGACGACGGCGTCGAGTTCGGCCGCGTGGCGGTCAATATCAGCTCGGCCCAGTTCCGCTCGGGCCGCCTGGCCGAGGAGATCCAGGAGCGCCTGGCCCGCTGGAACGTGCCGTGCGACCGCCTGACCATCGAGGTCACCGAGAACGTCTATATGGGCTGGGGCTCGGACCTCGTCAGCAGCACCGTCCGGCAACTGCACGACGCCGGGGTGATGATCGCGCTGGACGACTTCGGCACCGGCTACGCCAGCCTGGCCAACCTGCGCCAGTTCCCGATCGACCGGCTGAAGATCGACAAGTCCTTCGTCCAGAACGTCGAGGACGAGGCCATCGTCAAGGCGGTCATCACGCTGGGCACGTCCATGGGCATGAAGGTGGTCGCCGAGGGTGTCGAGGACGCCGCGCAGCTGAAGGCGCTGGAGCACTACGGCTGCGACCAGGTCCAGGGCTACCACTTCGGCCGGCCGATGCCGGCGGGCGAGGTGGCGGGCTTCCTGACGGGGTTCGGGGTCAACCCTTAG
- a CDS encoding amidohydrolase: MRRILLAALLAATSFTAANAGDLLIHGGPIHTGVEAKPTAEAVLVRDDRILFVGDLKAAKAKAAKDVRDIDLKGAAAYPGFVDAHAHLTGIGLRELTLNLDQTKSLAELVATVKAYAAAHPDGAIYGRGWIETHWPEKRFPTKADLDAAAPGRIIVLGRSDGHASVASTAALAKAGVTATTTAPAGGKILLGADGQPDGMLIDHAQSLIADVIPPPSEALKREALRKAGALYAARGWTGLDNMSVMADDLALLRDEAAKGAFHIRVDNYMDPSGAAEVLSKGPQTDATGLIRTRGIKLYMDGALGSRGAALLEPYSDAEGLGLQLTPQDKGLALMKQAKAVNAQVAMHAIGDRGNRMTLDWFEQSLGGDTKARWRIEHSQIVADTDVPRFAKLGVIASMQPSHAIGDLYFAPARLGQARLHEGYRWKDFLNAGVVVAAGSDAPVEVGDPRIEFYAAVYRHGLDGFANADWHLEEAVTRAEALKMLTLAPAYAVFRDKELGTLEAGKKADLTAFDKDFMTIEPKEILTAQPVLTVVDGKVVFSR; the protein is encoded by the coding sequence GTGCGCCGGATCCTACTCGCCGCCCTGCTCGCCGCGACCTCGTTCACGGCCGCGAACGCCGGCGACCTCCTCATCCACGGCGGTCCGATCCACACCGGCGTCGAGGCCAAACCGACCGCCGAGGCGGTGCTGGTCCGCGACGACAGGATCCTGTTCGTCGGCGACCTGAAAGCCGCCAAGGCCAAGGCCGCCAAGGACGTTCGCGACATCGACCTGAAGGGCGCGGCGGCCTATCCGGGCTTTGTCGACGCCCACGCCCACCTGACCGGCATCGGCCTGCGCGAGCTGACCCTCAATCTCGACCAGACCAAGTCGCTGGCCGAACTGGTGGCCACGGTGAAGGCCTATGCCGCCGCCCATCCGGACGGCGCGATCTACGGCCGGGGCTGGATCGAGACCCACTGGCCCGAGAAGCGCTTCCCGACCAAGGCCGACCTGGACGCCGCGGCCCCTGGGCGGATCATCGTGCTGGGCCGCTCGGACGGCCACGCCAGCGTCGCCTCGACCGCCGCCCTCGCCAAGGCCGGCGTGACCGCGACCACCACCGCCCCGGCCGGCGGCAAGATCCTGCTGGGCGCCGATGGCCAGCCCGACGGCATGCTGATCGACCACGCCCAGAGCCTGATCGCGGACGTCATCCCCCCACCCAGCGAGGCCCTGAAGCGCGAGGCCCTGCGCAAGGCCGGCGCGCTCTACGCCGCGCGCGGCTGGACCGGCCTCGATAATATGAGCGTCATGGCCGACGACCTGGCCTTGCTGCGCGACGAGGCCGCCAAGGGCGCCTTCCACATCCGCGTCGACAACTACATGGACCCCAGCGGCGCGGCCGAGGTGCTGAGCAAGGGCCCGCAGACGGACGCCACCGGCCTTATCCGCACGCGCGGCATCAAGCTGTATATGGACGGCGCCCTGGGCTCGCGCGGCGCGGCGCTCCTCGAGCCTTACAGCGATGCTGAAGGGCTTGGATTGCAGCTGACCCCGCAGGACAAGGGTCTGGCGCTGATGAAGCAGGCCAAGGCAGTGAACGCCCAGGTCGCCATGCACGCCATCGGTGATCGCGGCAACCGCATGACCCTGGACTGGTTCGAACAAAGCCTGGGCGGCGACACCAAGGCCCGCTGGCGGATCGAACACTCGCAGATCGTCGCCGACACCGACGTGCCGCGCTTCGCCAAGCTGGGCGTCATCGCCTCGATGCAGCCCAGCCATGCCATCGGCGACCTCTATTTCGCTCCCGCGCGCCTGGGCCAGGCCCGCCTGCACGAGGGCTATCGCTGGAAGGACTTCCTGAACGCCGGCGTCGTGGTCGCGGCCGGCTCGGACGCCCCGGTCGAGGTCGGAGACCCGCGCATCGAGTTCTACGCCGCCGTCTATCGCCACGGCCTGGACGGCTTCGCCAATGCCGACTGGCATCTTGAAGAGGCCGTCACCCGCGCCGAGGCTCTGAAGATGCTGACCCTGGCCCCCGCCTACGCCGTGTTCCGCGACAAGGAGCTGGGCACGCTGGAGGCCGGCAAGAAGGCCGACCTCACCGCCTTCGACAAGGACTTCATGACCATCGAGCCCAAAGAGATCCTGACCGCCCAGCCGGTGCTGACCGTGGTGGACGGCAAGGTGGTGTTCTCGCGCTAA
- the fdxA gene encoding ferredoxin FdxA, with protein MTYIVTDACVRCKFMDCVEVCPVDCFYEGENFLVINPDECIDCGVCEPECPIDAIKPDTEDEADGKWLKINSDYAKVWPNITVKGEPPADREEFERETGKFEKYFSEKPGKGS; from the coding sequence ATGACCTACATCGTCACCGACGCCTGCGTCCGCTGCAAGTTCATGGATTGCGTGGAGGTGTGCCCGGTCGATTGCTTCTACGAGGGCGAGAACTTCCTCGTCATCAATCCGGACGAATGCATCGACTGCGGCGTCTGCGAGCCCGAGTGCCCGATCGACGCCATCAAGCCGGACACCGAGGACGAGGCGGACGGCAAGTGGCTGAAGATCAACTCCGACTACGCCAAGGTCTGGCCGAACATCACCGTCAAGGGCGAGCCGCCCGCCGACCGCGAGGAATTCGAGCGCGAGACCGGCAAGTTCGAAAAGTACTTCAGCGAAAAGCCGGGCAAGGGTTCGTAA
- a CDS encoding RNA-binding S4 domain-containing protein encodes MTDTHGDSAKGSVRADIWLWRARFFKTRSLAAKFVDEGRIRLTRAGAESRIDKPSRTVKPGDLVVFGLGGRLIAVRVLDCGERRGPATEARGLYEAVEV; translated from the coding sequence ATGACCGACACCCACGGCGACTCTGCCAAAGGCTCAGTGCGCGCCGATATCTGGCTGTGGCGCGCCCGCTTCTTCAAGACCCGCTCCCTGGCCGCCAAGTTCGTCGACGAAGGCCGCATCCGCCTGACCCGCGCTGGAGCCGAGAGCCGCATCGACAAGCCCTCGCGCACGGTGAAGCCCGGCGACCTCGTGGTGTTCGGCCTGGGCGGCCGCCTGATCGCCGTGCGGGTGCTGGACTGCGGCGAACGCCGAGGCCCGGCGACCGAAGCGCGCGGGCTCTACGAAGCGGTGGAGGTCTAA
- a CDS encoding helicase-related protein, with translation MSDRSTGLAPSKLTAVLGPTNTGKTHLAVERMLAHGSGMIGLPLRLLAREIYDRVVKLRGKASVALITGEEKITPARAVYFVCTVEAMPLAREVEFLAVDEIQLCADPERGHIFTHRLLHARGKFETMFLGSGAMAPLVRRLLPDAEIVGRERFSNLSYAGSKKLTRLPRRTAIVAFSTDAVYAIAELIRRQRGGAAVVMGSLSPRTRNAQVALYQSGEVDFLVATDAIGMGLNMDVDHVAFAGLRKFDGRRTRWLYPQEVGQIAGRAGRYTRDGTFGVTGDCEEIDEDLVEAVESHTFEPIQAAEWRNARLDFGSLPGLLRSLNETPKRNGLSLSQEALDERTLRALAQQEDIIKRCKTDRSALLRLWDVCQTPDFRKTTDDDHQRMARTLFDDLTTGRKRLPEDWINSQYKALDRVDGEIDSLAGRLSGVRTLSYIANRPDWVANPAHWQGLTRQLEDRISDTLHEKLMARFIDRRTSVLMKQLGERETLYAGVGQDGEVTVEGHVVGHLSGVAFTPVKAASPLEEKALRNAAQRAVGPEIAKRLGLLASEPDDAFALTPDGAILWRGEAAGAVRHGLPLLSPRARLLGELGAAAVRERAERRLDAFLASQVDKHLAPLRKLERALGGGKLRGLPRGVAHRLLEAGGVLDKRPVDPELKALSQAERRTLKSLGVRIGAFSLYCPAVLKAEAIAAARALNPTGWRGALTTLEPLPSPEPSARELSASGLRSVAGFTIPVEALEELDALLRAEQQHGGVVLTDAATEKLGWTAKQASNVLRALDYTPAIRAKPDQPIVWKRRGAAKLDQTPVKARPDSPFAALAKLTEPPPPPERRKRPRRRTPAAPKQAAS, from the coding sequence ATGAGTGACCGTTCGACCGGACTGGCCCCTTCGAAGCTGACCGCGGTCCTGGGTCCGACCAATACCGGCAAGACTCACCTGGCCGTCGAACGGATGCTGGCCCACGGGTCGGGGATGATCGGCCTGCCGCTGCGCCTGCTGGCGCGGGAGATCTACGACCGGGTCGTCAAGCTGCGCGGCAAGGCCTCGGTGGCGCTGATCACCGGCGAGGAAAAGATCACCCCGGCGCGGGCGGTCTATTTCGTCTGCACGGTCGAGGCCATGCCGCTGGCCCGCGAGGTCGAGTTCCTGGCCGTCGACGAGATCCAGCTGTGCGCCGATCCCGAGCGCGGCCACATCTTCACCCACCGCCTGCTGCATGCGCGCGGCAAGTTCGAGACCATGTTCCTGGGCTCGGGCGCCATGGCCCCGCTGGTCCGCCGCCTGTTGCCGGACGCCGAGATCGTCGGGCGCGAGCGGTTCAGCAACCTCTCCTACGCCGGCTCCAAGAAGCTGACCCGTCTACCCCGGCGCACAGCGATCGTCGCCTTCTCCACCGACGCGGTCTACGCCATCGCCGAGCTGATCCGGCGCCAGCGGGGCGGGGCGGCCGTGGTCATGGGGTCTTTGAGCCCCCGCACCCGCAACGCCCAGGTCGCGCTCTATCAGTCCGGCGAGGTCGACTTCCTGGTGGCCACCGACGCCATCGGCATGGGCCTGAACATGGACGTCGACCACGTGGCCTTCGCGGGCCTGCGCAAGTTCGACGGCAGGCGCACCCGCTGGCTCTATCCGCAGGAGGTCGGCCAGATCGCCGGCCGGGCCGGCCGCTACACCCGCGACGGCACCTTCGGCGTCACCGGCGACTGCGAGGAGATCGACGAGGATCTCGTTGAAGCGGTCGAGAGCCACACCTTCGAGCCGATCCAGGCCGCCGAGTGGCGCAACGCGCGGCTGGACTTCGGCTCTCTGCCCGGCCTGCTGCGCTCGCTGAACGAGACGCCCAAGCGCAATGGCCTGTCGCTGTCGCAGGAAGCCCTGGACGAGCGCACCCTGCGCGCCCTGGCCCAGCAGGAAGACATCATCAAGCGCTGCAAGACCGACCGCTCGGCCCTGCTGCGGCTGTGGGACGTCTGCCAGACGCCCGACTTCCGCAAGACCACCGACGACGATCACCAGCGCATGGCGCGCACCCTGTTCGACGACCTGACCACCGGCCGCAAGCGCCTGCCCGAGGACTGGATCAACAGCCAGTACAAGGCGCTGGACCGCGTCGACGGCGAGATCGACAGCCTGGCCGGACGGCTGTCAGGCGTGCGCACGCTCAGCTACATCGCCAACCGTCCCGACTGGGTGGCCAATCCCGCCCACTGGCAGGGCCTGACCCGCCAGCTCGAGGACCGGATCAGCGACACCCTGCACGAAAAGCTGATGGCCCGGTTCATCGACCGGCGCACCAGCGTGCTGATGAAGCAGTTGGGCGAGCGGGAAACCCTCTATGCCGGCGTCGGCCAGGACGGTGAGGTGACGGTCGAAGGCCATGTCGTCGGCCACCTGTCGGGCGTCGCCTTCACCCCGGTCAAGGCCGCCTCTCCCCTGGAGGAGAAGGCCCTGCGCAACGCCGCACAACGCGCGGTCGGCCCCGAGATCGCCAAGCGCCTGGGCCTGCTGGCGTCCGAACCCGACGACGCCTTCGCCCTGACGCCGGACGGCGCGATCCTGTGGCGCGGCGAGGCGGCCGGCGCGGTGCGCCACGGCCTGCCCCTGTTGTCGCCCCGCGCCCGCCTGCTGGGCGAGCTGGGCGCCGCAGCCGTTCGCGAGCGGGCCGAACGGCGGCTGGACGCCTTCCTGGCCTCGCAGGTCGACAAGCACCTGGCCCCGCTGCGCAAGCTGGAGCGCGCCTTGGGCGGCGGCAAGCTTCGCGGCCTGCCGCGCGGCGTCGCCCACCGCCTGCTGGAAGCCGGCGGCGTGCTGGACAAGCGCCCCGTGGATCCGGAACTGAAGGCGCTGAGCCAAGCCGAGCGCCGCACCCTCAAGAGCCTGGGCGTGCGGATCGGCGCGTTCAGCCTCTATTGCCCCGCCGTTCTGAAGGCCGAGGCGATCGCCGCCGCGCGCGCCTTGAACCCGACCGGCTGGCGCGGCGCGCTGACGACGCTGGAACCCCTGCCCTCGCCCGAGCCCTCTGCCCGCGAACTGTCGGCCAGCGGTCTACGGTCGGTGGCAGGCTTCACCATCCCGGTGGAAGCGCTGGAGGAACTGGACGCCCTGCTGCGCGCCGAGCAGCAGCACGGCGGCGTGGTGCTGACCGATGCGGCGACGGAGAAGCTGGGCTGGACCGCCAAGCAGGCCTCCAACGTCCTGCGCGCGCTCGACTATACCCCCGCCATCCGCGCCAAACCCGATCAGCCGATCGTCTGGAAGCGCCGCGGCGCCGCCAAGCTGGACCAGACACCCGTCAAGGCGCGCCCCGACTCGCCGTTCGCGGCCCTGGCCAAGCTGACGGAACCGCCGCCTCCGCCCGAGCGCCGCAAGCGGCCGCGCCGACGCACGCCGGCCGCGCCGAAGCAAGCCGCGTCATGA
- a CDS encoding ATP-binding protein, producing MTLTMGKAPWRSRGFVGRSIWVVVAVVLVQLCASVAFYSAIDRQTLREDHARRIGELLVVGQRVAKLGQADFDKVMTSHYMAAEVAILPPEGPPLTRLQMAEAEAIADYVRQWEPVLAARPLRLWSESRPEGGRDLVGVMGLEDGRWLTFRSRNFPRPWPIALRAVATTLVFSLACVALGAYALRQLGEPLRRLTEASRHVGESPPSPILVEGPNDIVELGRAFNDMQRRIAGLIEDQARAMEALSHDLRTPLARLTLAADYIEPDDIKVLVADNVAELDAMLRSLSDWLRAQHSASTAEVVDLPSLIQGVTARWPDAVRYEGGKALEVTTHRGPLEQALIRLVDNAVRFGGQARVRLVADGPAGPMIEVLDQGPGLTADAMARIYEPFFRGDAARARDTGGFGLGIPTAERLIKRFGGRLVIGNREGGGVSARVWPPVAVSEA from the coding sequence ATGACTCTGACGATGGGTAAGGCGCCGTGGCGGTCTCGCGGCTTCGTGGGGCGCTCCATCTGGGTGGTGGTCGCCGTCGTGTTGGTGCAGCTTTGCGCCAGCGTCGCCTTCTATAGCGCCATCGATCGCCAGACCCTGCGCGAGGATCACGCGCGGCGGATCGGCGAGCTGCTGGTCGTCGGTCAGCGGGTCGCCAAGCTGGGGCAGGCCGATTTCGACAAGGTGATGACCTCGCACTACATGGCGGCCGAGGTCGCCATCTTGCCGCCGGAAGGGCCGCCACTCACGCGGCTCCAGATGGCCGAGGCCGAGGCCATCGCCGACTATGTCCGCCAGTGGGAGCCGGTCCTGGCCGCACGACCGCTGCGCCTGTGGTCGGAAAGCCGGCCCGAGGGCGGTCGCGACCTGGTCGGCGTGATGGGGCTGGAGGACGGTCGGTGGCTGACCTTCCGCTCGCGCAACTTCCCCCGGCCCTGGCCGATCGCGCTGCGCGCCGTGGCCACGACCCTGGTCTTCTCCCTGGCCTGCGTGGCCCTGGGCGCCTACGCCCTGCGGCAGTTGGGCGAGCCCCTGCGCCGCCTGACCGAGGCCTCGCGCCACGTCGGCGAGAGCCCGCCGTCGCCGATCCTGGTCGAGGGGCCCAACGACATTGTCGAGCTGGGCCGTGCCTTCAACGACATGCAGCGCCGCATCGCCGGCCTGATCGAGGACCAGGCCCGGGCCATGGAGGCGCTCAGCCATGACCTGCGCACCCCGCTGGCCCGCCTGACCCTGGCGGCGGACTATATCGAGCCGGACGACATCAAGGTCCTGGTCGCCGACAATGTCGCCGAGCTGGACGCCATGCTGCGGTCGCTGTCGGACTGGCTGCGCGCCCAGCACTCGGCCAGCACCGCCGAGGTCGTCGACCTGCCGTCCCTGATCCAGGGCGTGACGGCCCGCTGGCCGGACGCCGTGCGCTACGAGGGCGGCAAGGCCCTGGAGGTGACCACCCACCGGGGGCCGCTGGAGCAGGCGCTGATCCGCCTGGTGGACAACGCCGTGCGCTTTGGTGGCCAGGCGCGCGTTCGGCTGGTGGCCGACGGTCCGGCAGGGCCGATGATCGAGGTGCTAGACCAGGGACCGGGTCTGACCGCCGACGCCATGGCGCGGATCTACGAACCGTTCTTCCGAGGCGACGCCGCCCGCGCTCGCGACACCGGGGGCTTTGGCCTGGGCATTCCCACCGCCGAGCGCCTGATCAAGCGCTTCGGCGGGCGGTTGGTGATCGGCAACCGCGAAGGCGGCGGCGTCAGCGCCCGGGTCTGGCCACCGGTGGCGGTGTCGGAGGCTTAG
- a CDS encoding methylated-DNA--[protein]-cysteine S-methyltransferase: MSAQRFVLFDTIIGRCGVAWGERGLIGVQLPEISPGAAWARLRKRFPDAVESEPTTEIEAVIERIRELLAGGRDDLADIPLDLDGQSTFNLRVYEIARAITPGETSTYGEVAKAMGEPGAARAVGKALGENPWPIVVPCHRVLGRSGAMGGFSAPGGAETKAKLLTIEKARTDAVPTLFDLEFSVAPRRGA, translated from the coding sequence ATGAGCGCCCAGCGTTTTGTTCTGTTCGACACGATCATCGGCCGTTGCGGCGTCGCCTGGGGCGAGCGCGGCCTGATCGGCGTGCAGCTTCCGGAGATCTCGCCGGGCGCGGCCTGGGCCCGGCTGCGCAAGCGGTTCCCCGATGCGGTCGAGAGCGAGCCGACCACCGAGATCGAGGCGGTCATCGAGCGGATTCGCGAGTTGCTGGCCGGCGGGCGCGATGATCTGGCGGACATCCCGCTCGATCTGGACGGCCAGTCGACGTTCAATCTGCGGGTCTACGAGATCGCACGGGCCATCACGCCGGGGGAGACCTCGACCTATGGCGAGGTGGCCAAGGCCATGGGCGAGCCTGGCGCGGCGCGGGCCGTGGGCAAGGCGCTAGGTGAGAACCCTTGGCCAATCGTGGTGCCCTGCCATCGCGTGTTGGGCCGCTCGGGCGCCATGGGTGGTTTTTCCGCGCCGGGCGGGGCCGAGACCAAGGCCAAGCTGCTGACCATCGAGAAGGCGCGGACCGATGCAGTCCCGACGCTGTTCGACCTGGAGTTCTCGGTCGCGCCTCGGCGCGGGGCCTAA